One region of Bacillota bacterium genomic DNA includes:
- a CDS encoding riboflavin synthase — MFTGIIEETGQIRAINRQAVSARLMVSAGKVMEDVRIGDSVAVNGVCLTATEVVDGGFSTDVMAETLSKTNIGKLKVGDRVNLERALRLGDRLGGHLVTGHIDGVGRILRREREEIAWVFLIQAPPEVIRYLIKKGSVAVDGISLTVVDASQDGFSVSVIPHTAAVTTLGFKGPGDTVNLEPDLIGKYVEKFVQFPAEKSGISGSFLAEHGFL; from the coding sequence TTGTTTACCGGTATAATTGAGGAAACTGGCCAAATACGGGCTATAAACCGCCAGGCCGTTTCCGCCCGGCTGATGGTTTCGGCGGGGAAGGTAATGGAGGACGTCCGGATTGGTGACAGTGTGGCGGTAAACGGCGTTTGCCTGACGGCCACCGAAGTGGTGGACGGGGGGTTTTCCACCGATGTAATGGCGGAAACGCTGTCAAAGACCAACATAGGGAAACTCAAGGTGGGCGACAGGGTAAACCTGGAACGGGCTTTGCGGCTCGGGGACAGGCTCGGAGGCCATCTTGTCACCGGCCATATAGATGGTGTTGGACGGATCCTCCGGCGGGAACGGGAGGAAATCGCCTGGGTGTTTCTTATTCAGGCACCTCCGGAAGTGATCCGTTACCTGATTAAGAAGGGCTCGGTGGCGGTGGACGGTATAAGCCTGACGGTGGTTGACGCTTCGCAGGACGGATTTTCGGTTTCGGTGATCCCGCATACCGCGGCTGTGACCACCCTAGGATTTAAGGGACCGGGTGACACTGTGAACCTTGAACCGGATTTGATCGGTAAGTATGTTGAAAAATTTGTACAGTTCCCGGCGGAAAAAAGCGGTATAAGCGGTTCATTCCTGGCGGAGCACGGTTTTCTTTAA
- the ribD gene encoding bifunctional diaminohydroxyphosphoribosylaminopyrimidine deaminase/5-amino-6-(5-phosphoribosylamino)uracil reductase RibD, whose amino-acid sequence MLTQNPFPEETLLLRTFELATYALGRTSPNPLVGAVVVNGGRIVGEGYHRKAGLPHAEIEALMAAGEAARGATLYINLEPCCHTGRTGPCTEAIITAGIKRVVAAMADPNPLVAGRGFARLKEAGVEVDTGLLEKEARRLNEYFIKYITTNRPFVISKTAMSLDGKIATVTGDSKWITGEPARDYVHRMRDSSDAVLVGIGTVLKDDPSLTTRLAGGGRDPARIILDSMARMPLESRVFTQESEAPTIIAVTEMAPSERVAALRQAGAEVIICGSGTRVALDYLLLELARREIVSILVEGGGTVNASFWQQGLVDKVVWFIAPLVIGGREAPGPVGGSGIRNLSKAVRLADVSIKELGADLCVEGYPVFGGEGGDCLPV is encoded by the coding sequence ATGTTGACGCAAAACCCTTTTCCTGAAGAAACTTTACTGCTCCGCACCTTTGAACTTGCCACGTACGCACTCGGGCGGACCAGCCCCAATCCTTTGGTGGGTGCGGTGGTTGTTAACGGCGGTCGCATTGTCGGTGAGGGTTACCACCGCAAGGCCGGGTTGCCTCACGCCGAGATTGAGGCGCTGATGGCTGCCGGGGAAGCCGCCCGGGGCGCCACGCTTTATATAAACCTCGAACCGTGTTGCCATACCGGTCGTACCGGTCCTTGCACCGAGGCCATAATCACCGCCGGAATCAAAAGGGTGGTGGCGGCTATGGCCGACCCGAACCCTTTGGTGGCGGGAAGGGGTTTCGCCCGTCTCAAGGAAGCGGGGGTGGAAGTCGACACGGGATTATTGGAGAAGGAAGCACGCCGTCTGAATGAGTATTTTATCAAGTATATAACTACCAACCGGCCTTTTGTAATTTCTAAGACCGCGATGAGCCTCGACGGGAAGATAGCCACCGTCACCGGAGATTCCAAGTGGATCACCGGAGAACCGGCGCGGGACTACGTGCATCGGATGCGTGACAGTTCAGACGCCGTTCTGGTAGGTATAGGGACGGTTTTAAAAGACGACCCTTCGCTTACGACCCGTTTAGCCGGCGGGGGACGCGATCCCGCCCGTATAATACTTGACAGCATGGCGCGCATGCCGCTTGAATCCCGGGTATTTACTCAGGAATCGGAAGCGCCCACCATCATCGCAGTAACCGAAATGGCACCGTCCGAGCGTGTTGCGGCGCTCAGGCAGGCGGGGGCAGAGGTGATTATCTGCGGATCGGGGACGAGGGTGGCGCTTGATTATCTTCTTTTGGAACTGGCGCGGCGGGAAATTGTCAGCATTCTGGTCGAAGGCGGCGGGACGGTGAATGCGAGTTTTTGGCAGCAGGGTCTGGTGGACAAGGTGGTCTGGTTTATTGCGCCGCTTGTTATCGGTGGGCGTGAAGCGCCGGGTCCCGTCGGCGGAAGCGGTATTCGAAACCTTTCCAAGGCGGTCCGGCTGGCGGACGTGAGTATAAAGGAATTGGGCGCGGATTTATGTGTAGAGGGATACCCGGTTTTTGGGGGTGAAGGCGGAGATTGTTTACCGGTATAA
- a CDS encoding FumA C-terminus/TtdB family hydratase beta subunit, with amino-acid sequence MEPVRIKTPLTEEVVMCLRAGQPVLLSGRLLTARDAAHKRMVEALARGEELPVDLEGQIIYYVGPSPAPPGRIIGAAGPTTSGRMDPYTPELLRRGLKGTAGKGHRSPEVVAALTEYKGIYLVTYGGAGALLSQSIKSVRILAYADLGPEAVHEFIVVDFPALVANDVYGGDIYREVGTGK; translated from the coding sequence ATGGAACCCGTGAGGATAAAGACGCCTCTTACGGAAGAGGTCGTAATGTGTTTGCGGGCGGGGCAACCGGTGCTTTTAAGCGGGAGGTTGCTTACCGCCAGGGATGCCGCCCACAAAAGAATGGTTGAGGCTCTGGCGAGGGGGGAGGAACTTCCCGTCGACCTGGAGGGCCAGATAATATATTACGTTGGTCCGAGTCCGGCTCCGCCCGGTCGGATCATCGGCGCCGCCGGGCCGACCACATCCGGACGGATGGACCCTTATACCCCTGAGCTCTTAAGAAGAGGGCTGAAAGGAACCGCAGGCAAGGGACATCGTTCCCCGGAGGTCGTGGCGGCGCTTACCGAGTACAAGGGAATTTACCTGGTCACTTACGGGGGGGCGGGCGCCCTGCTGAGCCAGTCGATTAAATCGGTCCGGATTCTTGCCTACGCTGACCTCGGGCCGGAGGCCGTTCACGAGTTTATTGTGGTTGATTTTCCGGCCCTGGTGGCCAACGATGTTTACGGGGGCGACATCTACCGGGAAGTAGGAACCGGGAAGTGA
- a CDS encoding PilZ domain-containing protein, which translates to MYQGPERRRYPRLNIGFIVSHRVKDTDDGYYLSQTKNISRGGMLLTTGKQYGASTHLEMTLRFPFSRKIKVTGEVLDSKEVARNFIYATRVQFLDMENTISQQLGDFVQAKLLDSRPAQNWGER; encoded by the coding sequence ATGTACCAGGGTCCGGAAAGGAGAAGGTATCCCCGGTTGAACATCGGCTTTATTGTAAGCCACCGCGTGAAGGACACGGACGACGGCTATTACCTGAGCCAGACAAAGAATATCAGCCGGGGAGGCATGCTCCTGACCACCGGCAAACAGTACGGTGCCAGCACCCATTTGGAAATGACACTGAGGTTCCCTTTTTCCAGGAAGATCAAGGTCACGGGAGAGGTCTTGGACTCGAAGGAGGTAGCAAGGAATTTTATTTACGCCACCAGGGTACAATTCCTCGACATGGAAAATACGATTTCTCAGCAACTTGGGGATTTTGTCCAAGCAAAGCTATTGGACAGCCGGCCGGCTCAGAATTGGGGAGAACGGTAA
- a CDS encoding fumarate hydratase: protein MRKVDAEEVVTAVARLCREANTVLDADLVEAVEDAWVREETSRGKDVLKKLIANAQLARKENIPVCQDTGVAVVFLEVGQEVCVIGGLEAAVHEGVRRGYTEGYLRKSIVSHPLIRVNTGDNTPAVIHLRVVPGDRLKITVAPKGAGSENMSALKMLKPADGIDGVKRFILEVVENAGGNACPPLVVGVGIGGTMEKAALLAKEALLKPLGEKNPDPAAAALEGELLKEINQLGIGPLGLGGRVTALAVHLLLYPCHIASLPVAVNLNCHAARHRSAEL, encoded by the coding sequence GTGCGGAAGGTTGATGCGGAAGAGGTAGTGACTGCTGTGGCCCGGCTTTGCCGGGAGGCGAATACCGTTCTCGACGCCGATTTAGTCGAAGCGGTGGAGGATGCGTGGGTTCGGGAAGAAACATCACGGGGTAAGGATGTTCTGAAAAAACTGATCGCGAACGCGCAGCTGGCCCGGAAAGAAAATATCCCGGTTTGCCAGGATACCGGTGTCGCGGTGGTGTTTCTGGAAGTCGGACAGGAGGTCTGTGTGATCGGCGGGCTGGAAGCTGCGGTACACGAGGGGGTACGCCGCGGATACACCGAAGGATACCTGAGAAAGTCGATAGTCAGCCATCCTCTGATCCGTGTAAACACCGGGGACAACACTCCGGCGGTCATACATTTGAGAGTCGTTCCCGGGGACAGACTAAAGATCACTGTGGCGCCGAAGGGCGCCGGAAGCGAAAATATGAGTGCTCTTAAGATGCTTAAACCCGCAGACGGCATCGATGGGGTGAAACGTTTTATACTTGAGGTGGTTGAAAACGCCGGAGGGAATGCGTGCCCGCCTCTGGTTGTGGGCGTAGGTATCGGGGGGACCATGGAGAAAGCGGCCTTACTCGCCAAGGAGGCGCTCCTAAAGCCGCTGGGGGAAAAGAACCCCGATCCGGCGGCGGCAGCGCTCGAAGGGGAGTTGTTAAAAGAGATAAACCAACTCGGAATCGGCCCGCTTGGACTGGGTGGCCGGGTAACCGCGCTTGCGGTACACCTGCTGTTGTATCCCTGCCATATCGCCAGTCTGCCGGTAGCGGTGAACCTCAACTGTCATGCAGCCCGGCATCGATCGGCGGAATTGTAA
- a CDS encoding alpha/beta-type small acid-soluble spore protein translates to MPNQNRLLVPQAATSLERFKIEVANELGYPTYGHAAITPENYSEILRRMKYEFAGELGLDSQIHDGYWGDVSSRLCGAVGGRMGGKIGGNMVRRMIRFAEQSLAQPH, encoded by the coding sequence TTGCCGAACCAAAACCGTCTTTTGGTCCCGCAAGCCGCCACCTCTTTAGAAAGATTCAAGATCGAGGTGGCCAATGAACTGGGCTACCCAACCTACGGTCACGCGGCGATTACGCCCGAAAACTACAGCGAGATACTCCGGAGGATGAAATACGAATTTGCCGGAGAACTGGGTCTCGACAGCCAAATTCATGACGGCTACTGGGGAGATGTCTCCTCCCGCCTCTGCGGAGCGGTAGGCGGTCGAATGGGTGGCAAAATAGGGGGCAACATGGTTCGCCGTATGATCCGGTTTGCCGAGCAGAGCTTGGCACAGCCGCATTAG
- a CDS encoding helix-turn-helix domain-containing protein, producing the protein MSEAYFNKPPWSTQPSLKIKTEEVGVNFDRFISGLKNNHTDSDMADEFNVPVGIITNLREHFMRYGIDSVVGGD; encoded by the coding sequence ATGTCTGAAGCATATTTTAACAAACCCCCCTGGAGCACCCAGCCGAGTCTGAAAATCAAAACCGAAGAGGTCGGCGTTAATTTCGACCGCTTTATTTCAGGACTTAAAAACAATCATACCGACAGCGACATGGCGGATGAGTTCAACGTTCCGGTCGGGATTATCACCAACCTCAGGGAACACTTTATGCGGTACGGCATAGACTCCGTTGTGGGCGGTGACTAA
- the cobC gene encoding alpha-ribazole phosphatase — translation MGCRIYLVRHGETIWNHALRYQGHADVALNERGIRQAEALAERLGVERFAAFFSSDLCRALDSARIIARPHGGRVKTLSALREIDFGEWEGLTRDEIKARFPEVSKQWWTRPYSTRLPGGETLSEVAARAVGALKQIAASHKDEQVVVVSHGGVIRASIGHFIRMDLNQYWRLRQDNAALNVLEFFEEDKAQLILFNDTSHLKNL, via the coding sequence ATGGGCTGCCGTATTTACCTTGTTCGCCATGGCGAGACGATTTGGAACCATGCGCTCAGATATCAAGGGCACGCGGACGTAGCGCTGAATGAACGCGGGATACGACAGGCCGAGGCGCTTGCCGAACGGCTTGGGGTCGAGCGGTTCGCGGCTTTTTTCTCCTCGGACCTTTGCCGCGCGCTGGATTCCGCCCGTATCATCGCCCGGCCGCACGGCGGGAGGGTCAAGACGCTATCCGCCTTGAGGGAAATAGACTTCGGCGAGTGGGAGGGTCTTACCCGGGACGAGATAAAAGCCCGCTTTCCGGAGGTTTCTAAACAATGGTGGACGAGACCTTATTCGACCCGCCTTCCCGGAGGGGAAACGCTTTCTGAGGTTGCCGCGCGGGCGGTGGGCGCATTGAAGCAAATCGCAGCGAGCCATAAGGACGAACAAGTGGTGGTGGTATCCCACGGCGGGGTCATCCGGGCCTCGATAGGTCACTTCATCCGGATGGACCTGAATCAATACTGGCGGCTGAGACAGGACAACGCCGCTTTAAACGTGCTGGAGTTCTTCGAGGAAGACAAGGCTCAGCTTATCCTTTTTAACGATACCTCCCATCTGAAAAACCTCTGA
- a CDS encoding DUF3842 family protein, whose translation MRIAVIDGQGGGIGKHITERLRRELPEHVEILALGTNALATSVMMKAGANEGASGENAVVWNAQRADLIAGTLSILIPNAMLGELTPRMAEAIASSPAVKIVLPLVRGRFELLGLRAEPLPHLVDELVDRVKEILGDCCKAREP comes from the coding sequence ATGCGAATTGCGGTCATTGACGGCCAGGGAGGTGGTATAGGTAAGCATATCACCGAAAGATTGAGACGCGAGTTGCCCGAGCACGTGGAGATTTTGGCCCTGGGCACGAATGCACTGGCGACCTCGGTAATGATGAAAGCAGGTGCGAACGAAGGCGCAAGCGGCGAAAACGCCGTGGTTTGGAACGCGCAGCGGGCAGACCTGATTGCCGGGACATTGAGCATTTTGATTCCGAACGCGATGCTCGGTGAATTAACACCACGGATGGCTGAGGCGATTGCCTCGAGTCCGGCGGTAAAGATAGTACTTCCGTTAGTCCGGGGCAGGTTCGAACTTCTGGGACTGCGTGCGGAACCGTTGCCGCATCTCGTAGATGAATTGGTAGACAGGGTCAAAGAGATACTGGGAGATTGCTGCAAGGCTCGAGAACCGTAA
- a CDS encoding translation initiation factor 2, producing MFQDLDDIRQLKTRLRETEEKLAQVRLSRRVLLYLLEQMENERNIFLKKLEKENQRLQQANARYARSLLKKNRQIIELESKLQEDAGQNS from the coding sequence GTGTTTCAGGATCTGGATGACATCAGGCAGTTGAAGACAAGATTGCGCGAAACCGAAGAAAAACTGGCACAGGTACGGCTGAGCCGGCGAGTACTATTATATCTCCTTGAACAGATGGAAAACGAAAGGAATATTTTTCTAAAAAAGCTGGAGAAAGAAAACCAGCGGTTGCAGCAGGCGAATGCTCGTTATGCACGCTCTCTTTTGAAAAAGAACCGGCAAATCATCGAACTCGAATCAAAGCTCCAGGAGGATGCCGGTCAAAATTCGTAA
- a CDS encoding PHP domain-containing protein has product MSYRIKHTGNKTPADHEGVKRRIMTIPENPPHGSTCDLHVHTTESDGTDTPEEVVSRALSLGLGAVAITDHDTVKGIQRAVRAAAGRLVVVPGVEMSTQDGDREVHILGYFIERDNRALLETLGEMHRRRRERMGEIVRLLRQYGVPIEQERIEALAGKGAVGRPHIARVLMEMGVVDSIEEAFRRFLGKECPAYVPRARFPAAAAVRLIREAGGVSVLAHPGLTHSEGIIDKLLRSGLGGIEVEYPEHTAEQRAVFRRFVSRCGLIATGGSDYHGPDDRFPLGAEVVPYTVVQQLWAASGRMDV; this is encoded by the coding sequence ATGTCTTACCGGATAAAGCATACAGGAAATAAAACTCCGGCTGACCATGAAGGCGTCAAGCGCCGCATCATGACGATACCGGAAAACCCGCCGCACGGTTCCACCTGCGACCTGCACGTGCATACGACGGAGTCGGACGGCACCGATACCCCCGAAGAGGTGGTTTCCCGCGCTTTGTCCCTCGGATTAGGGGCGGTGGCGATTACCGATCACGATACGGTAAAAGGCATTCAAAGAGCGGTCCGGGCTGCCGCCGGACGATTGGTGGTTGTGCCGGGGGTGGAAATGAGCACCCAGGACGGTGACCGAGAGGTACACATACTGGGTTATTTTATCGAACGGGACAACCGAGCATTGCTGGAAACCCTTGGCGAAATGCACCGTCGTCGGCGCGAGCGCATGGGCGAGATCGTAAGACTCCTTCGCCAATACGGGGTGCCTATCGAACAGGAAAGAATAGAGGCGTTGGCCGGTAAAGGTGCTGTTGGAAGGCCTCATATTGCCCGGGTCCTTATGGAAATGGGGGTCGTGGATTCGATTGAAGAAGCCTTTCGCCGTTTTCTGGGGAAGGAATGTCCGGCATATGTTCCGCGGGCGAGGTTTCCTGCGGCTGCTGCCGTACGTCTTATCAGGGAGGCCGGGGGCGTGTCGGTGTTGGCGCATCCCGGATTGACTCACAGCGAGGGAATCATTGATAAGCTGTTGAGATCCGGACTTGGCGGCATCGAGGTGGAGTACCCTGAACATACCGCCGAGCAGCGGGCAGTCTTCCGGAGGTTTGTCAGTAGGTGCGGACTTATAGCCACGGGGGGTTCCGATTATCATGGCCCTGACGATCGGTTCCCCCTGGGGGCGGAGGTTGTTCCTTATACGGTTGTTCAGCAGTTATGGGCGGCTTCAGGGCGAATGGATGTGTGA
- a CDS encoding dipeptidase, translated as MTDNCLGFHYNALLVDAHCDTLSVLAREGSSFVSCDKGHVDLPRLKQGGVNVQLFAVFVSPLCVGTYLRSVMEQIDVFYSLTEGSGEQLVAVRDLTELRNAIDSEKIAGILSVEGGHMLEGSTGVLRALYQLGVRCLTLTWNGRNELADGVGESETRGGLTSFGRAVVTEMERLGMLIDVSHLAPAGFWDVMRLVRGPVIASHSNSRMIWDHPRNLTDEQVRTLAGTGGVIGVNFVPDFVDPGKPTLDRLIDHIEHIAAVGGVDCVGIGSDFDGAPYMVTGLEDTASFPALTCGLLGRGWREDEVRKVLGDNFLRVINTTWRS; from the coding sequence ATGACGGATAACTGTTTAGGTTTCCACTATAATGCGCTGTTGGTAGATGCCCATTGTGACACCCTATCGGTACTTGCTCGGGAAGGTTCTTCGTTTGTTAGCTGCGACAAGGGGCATGTGGATCTGCCGAGGCTGAAACAAGGCGGGGTGAATGTCCAGCTTTTTGCGGTCTTCGTGTCGCCGCTTTGCGTCGGAACGTATTTACGCAGTGTGATGGAACAGATTGACGTTTTTTACAGTCTCACCGAAGGCTCCGGTGAACAGCTGGTCGCTGTTCGGGATCTTACAGAGCTTCGGAACGCCATAGATTCCGAAAAGATCGCCGGAATCCTTTCCGTGGAGGGGGGGCATATGCTTGAGGGTAGCACCGGCGTGCTCCGGGCACTCTACCAGTTAGGCGTACGTTGCCTGACCCTGACCTGGAACGGCCGCAACGAACTGGCGGACGGCGTCGGGGAGAGTGAAACAAGGGGAGGGCTCACTTCCTTCGGCCGCGCGGTAGTTACAGAAATGGAGCGGCTGGGCATGTTGATTGACGTGTCCCACTTAGCGCCGGCGGGTTTTTGGGACGTCATGCGGTTGGTCAGGGGTCCTGTTATCGCTTCTCACTCCAACAGCCGGATGATATGGGATCATCCTCGCAATCTTACGGATGAGCAGGTGCGAACGTTGGCGGGCACCGGAGGTGTTATCGGAGTAAATTTTGTGCCAGATTTTGTGGACCCGGGAAAACCTACCCTTGACCGTTTAATTGATCACATTGAACATATCGCCGCAGTCGGCGGCGTTGATTGTGTTGGCATAGGTTCGGATTTTGACGGGGCGCCTTACATGGTGACCGGACTTGAAGATACCGCCTCCTTCCCGGCGTTAACCTGCGGCCTTCTGGGAAGAGGCTGGCGGGAGGATGAAGTCCGAAAGGTGCTGGGAGATAACTTTTTACGGGTAATTAATACAACATGGCGTTCATAA
- a CDS encoding stage V sporulation protein S has translation MEVLKVSAKSNPNSVAGALAGVLRERGSAEIQAIGAGAINQAVKAIAIARGFVAPSGMDLICIPAFTDVIIDGEERTAIKIIVEPR, from the coding sequence ATGGAAGTCCTAAAGGTTTCAGCAAAATCTAATCCAAATTCTGTGGCTGGGGCGTTGGCTGGTGTGTTGCGGGAGCGCGGTTCTGCGGAAATACAGGCCATTGGAGCCGGTGCCATAAACCAGGCGGTGAAGGCGATAGCAATCGCCCGCGGGTTTGTCGCGCCAAGCGGGATGGACCTTATTTGTATACCAGCTTTTACCGACGTTATTATAGACGGCGAAGAAAGAACAGCCATAAAAATCATCGTGGAACCACGTTAG
- the nrfD gene encoding NrfD/PsrC family molybdoenzyme membrane anchor subunit, whose amino-acid sequence MANVDTSTFDNEYFKSYDSLFGGKWHFRWTPWRALALGLVGLLVFAIFYRLICGLGPATNLNDNWPWGLWIAFDDLSGIALAAGGFFTTFLAHILGIKKYKNIARAALITSLFGYLIVSIGVLMDLGRWYNFWRPLVFWGYHSWLFVVLWCVILYLNVQILQMGHIVFERVNAPKLRDLFNKILPVLFVLGITIACVHQSALGNLYIAMIDRQNPLWWSMLIGLFFVLSAFYVGAAMCVVEGSIAAKAYRMDFRHEMPLVVPVMKIGMWAMIVYFVLRMVDLICRGHFMDMFACTLESNLFLVEIVLGVVVPIILISKPSIRNSVSGLVTAAVLMVGGLILNRMNVVFTSMGDAMQGHYFPYWVEFAISIGLVSFLLLAYCFIVENFKIFPDEHEHGHDHGHDPGPDIGDTPEMAHGH is encoded by the coding sequence ATGGCGAACGTTGACACATCCACCTTTGATAACGAATATTTTAAAAGCTACGACTCGCTTTTCGGTGGTAAATGGCATTTTCGGTGGACCCCCTGGCGGGCACTGGCGTTAGGCCTTGTAGGGCTTTTGGTTTTCGCCATATTTTACCGGCTGATATGTGGTCTCGGCCCGGCTACTAACCTGAACGACAACTGGCCCTGGGGTTTGTGGATAGCTTTCGACGATTTAAGCGGTATCGCTCTAGCGGCCGGCGGCTTTTTTACCACCTTTCTGGCGCATATCCTTGGCATTAAAAAGTATAAGAACATTGCGCGTGCAGCGCTTATCACCTCGCTTTTCGGCTACCTTATCGTGAGCATAGGGGTTCTTATGGATCTTGGTCGCTGGTACAATTTCTGGCGCCCGCTTGTATTCTGGGGTTATCATTCCTGGCTCTTTGTTGTCCTGTGGTGTGTGATACTTTATCTAAACGTACAAATACTCCAAATGGGACATATTGTGTTCGAGCGTGTTAACGCACCGAAGTTAAGGGATTTGTTCAATAAGATACTTCCGGTTCTGTTTGTCTTAGGTATCACGATTGCGTGTGTCCACCAGTCGGCCCTTGGCAATCTCTACATCGCCATGATCGACCGGCAGAACCCGCTTTGGTGGTCGATGCTGATAGGGCTGTTTTTCGTGCTTTCCGCGTTCTATGTCGGGGCGGCCATGTGTGTCGTGGAAGGTTCCATCGCCGCCAAAGCGTATAGGATGGATTTCCGTCATGAAATGCCGCTCGTCGTTCCCGTGATGAAAATCGGCATGTGGGCCATGATTGTGTATTTTGTTTTGCGTATGGTCGACCTTATTTGCAGAGGGCACTTTATGGATATGTTTGCGTGTACGCTCGAGTCGAACCTCTTTCTGGTTGAAATCGTGCTGGGTGTTGTCGTACCGATCATTCTTATATCCAAACCCAGTATCAGGAACAGTGTATCGGGCCTGGTTACCGCCGCTGTGCTCATGGTCGGCGGTCTTATCCTGAACCGGATGAACGTTGTTTTCACCAGCATGGGTGACGCAATGCAAGGCCACTACTTCCCGTACTGGGTTGAATTCGCAATAAGCATCGGCCTGGTTTCCTTCCTATTGCTTGCGTACTGTTTCATCGTGGAAAACTTTAAGATCTTCCCCGATGAGCATGAGCACGGCCATGATCACGGGCACGACCCCGGGCCGGATATCGGTGATACGCCCGAGATGGCACACGGACACTGA
- a CDS encoding 4Fe-4S dicluster domain-containing protein, translating into MGYGLLFDVTKCIGCRACQAACKQYNNLPLDSDLDRRHESTNWDTPAPLTGNTLLRMNHHIVTDKRGRVAWRFVRRSCFHCERPTCEAVCFAHAFYKTPEGPVLYRRSRCVGCRYCMMGCPFSIPKYQWNELFPEVMKCRMCAPERANIGAPPACVAACPTKAVIFGDRNDLLEEAHKRIRSKYNGLEHHVDYINHVYGEHEVGGTSLLYISDVPFEELGMKTQITDKPVPGYTDTVLKWTVGVAAVWGAALTTLYVATKKQDEQEAGH; encoded by the coding sequence GTGGGTTATGGACTCTTATTTGATGTAACCAAGTGTATAGGGTGCCGTGCCTGCCAGGCGGCCTGTAAGCAATACAACAACCTGCCACTGGACAGCGATTTGGACAGGAGGCACGAGAGTACAAACTGGGATACACCGGCGCCTCTTACCGGCAATACGTTGCTTAGGATGAACCACCATATAGTTACTGATAAGAGAGGCAGGGTTGCGTGGCGGTTTGTGCGGCGTTCCTGTTTTCATTGCGAGCGGCCTACCTGTGAAGCGGTTTGTTTCGCGCATGCCTTTTATAAAACACCGGAGGGTCCCGTTCTCTACCGCCGCTCCCGGTGTGTCGGTTGCCGTTACTGCATGATGGGCTGCCCCTTCAGCATTCCTAAATACCAATGGAATGAGTTGTTCCCCGAGGTAATGAAGTGCCGCATGTGCGCCCCGGAGCGGGCGAATATAGGCGCTCCGCCGGCATGCGTGGCAGCATGCCCCACGAAGGCGGTAATATTCGGTGACCGTAATGATCTACTGGAAGAGGCGCATAAAAGAATTCGTAGTAAGTACAATGGTTTAGAGCATCATGTTGATTATATCAATCACGTCTATGGAGAGCATGAGGTCGGCGGGACGTCGCTGCTCTACATTTCCGATGTGCCGTTTGAAGAGCTTGGGATGAAGACTCAAATCACCGACAAGCCTGTGCCGGGATATACAGACACCGTGCTGAAGTGGACGGTGGGAGTGGCCGCGGTATGGGGCGCGGCGCTGACCACTCTCTACGTCGCAACAAAGAAGCAAGACGAGCAGGAAGCGGGCCATTAA